The Hahella sp. HNIBRBA332 genome window below encodes:
- a CDS encoding DUF5991 domain-containing protein: MTARQCILSLFLISIVLPTFAEDSDDSTLIVNWDGRYRYESQLGNTAGGTPMIMIHLLTVAKGETPCHLEINGFQTAENLICAAETSGARIDINFVSHAGGSVKNSYGVTVYKPGETLFSLERSAQDGDLITHWGTLTPDGVKSQSGAYFVKEARGEPLSPPQQKRLDLSSPDKQKNESSE, encoded by the coding sequence ATGACCGCACGCCAATGTATTTTATCGCTGTTTCTGATCAGCATCGTCTTACCGACGTTCGCCGAAGATTCCGATGACTCCACGCTGATCGTCAATTGGGACGGCCGCTACCGGTATGAATCCCAGCTGGGAAACACTGCCGGAGGCACGCCGATGATCATGATTCACCTGTTGACCGTGGCCAAAGGAGAAACGCCCTGTCATCTGGAGATCAACGGCTTCCAAACCGCGGAAAACCTGATCTGCGCTGCTGAGACGTCCGGCGCGCGCATCGATATCAATTTTGTCTCCCATGCCGGGGGATCAGTGAAAAACAGCTATGGCGTGACCGTCTATAAGCCAGGAGAAACATTGTTTTCTCTGGAGCGCAGTGCGCAGGATGGCGACCTTATCACTCACTGGGGGACGCTCACGCCGGACGGCGTAAAAAGCCAAAGCGGCGCCTACTTCGTCAAAGAAGCGCGGGGAGAGCCCCTTTCGCCGCCGCAACAAAAACGCTTAGACTTATCGTCTCCAGACAAGCAAAAGAATGAGTCAAGTGAATGA
- a CDS encoding peptidoglycan-binding protein gives MQSIQQSVGVGGVNKKADVVLAQTLLNRFAKTHSSRLVVDGVAGGATASAIKRFQRDKVGMNKPDGRIDPGGRTLSALLGGTRLRIAWGGRTSSVFNNKVIKIAAAMDMSPDYLMACMAFETGETFSPRITNAAGSGAIGLIQFMPATAKALGTSVQALKGMSAVQQLKYVEKYFSPYQGRLQNLEDVYLAILYPAAVGMNPSQALFRRGTLTYTQNSGFDKNKDGIITPAEISLKVRAAYDKGLTTGYMG, from the coding sequence ATGCAGAGTATTCAACAATCCGTAGGGGTCGGCGGCGTCAACAAAAAAGCGGACGTTGTCCTCGCGCAGACACTCCTCAATCGCTTCGCCAAAACCCACAGTTCACGCCTGGTAGTGGACGGCGTCGCTGGCGGCGCCACGGCCTCCGCCATCAAACGTTTTCAGCGGGATAAAGTCGGCATGAACAAACCCGACGGCCGCATCGACCCGGGCGGACGCACCTTGAGCGCGCTTCTGGGAGGCACGCGTTTGCGTATCGCCTGGGGCGGCCGCACCTCCTCCGTCTTCAACAATAAAGTCATTAAAATCGCCGCCGCGATGGATATGTCGCCGGACTACCTTATGGCCTGTATGGCGTTTGAAACCGGCGAAACGTTCAGCCCCCGCATCACCAACGCCGCCGGCAGCGGCGCTATCGGTTTGATCCAGTTCATGCCCGCCACCGCCAAAGCGTTAGGCACCAGCGTTCAGGCGCTCAAGGGGATGTCCGCGGTACAGCAATTGAAGTATGTAGAGAAGTATTTCAGCCCTTACCAGGGGCGTTTGCAGAATCTGGAGGATGTCTACCTCGCGATTCTGTACCCCGCTGCGGTGGGTATGAATCCGTCCCAGGCGCTGTTCCGGCGCGGCACGCTGACCTATACCCAGAACAGTGGTTTTGATAAAAACAAAGACGGTATCATTACCCCCGCCGAAATTTCACTGAAAGTCCGCGCCGCTTACGATAAGGGTCTCACGACGGGCTATATGGGATGA